The window ATTGCAAATGCAGGCATTTGGATTTGGAATCAATTAGTAGATTAATTGAAAACAATTCAGAAATTCATAATTGTGCGCATCGGTGCTTTACGGTGCGCACATTCTCTTATCGAAAAAAATCATAAATGAAAAATAATTTTCCTTCTAAAATCTTGCATAGTGCTGAATTAATCGTGGTTCCTTTCTTTATTTCAGCAATAATTTGTATGCCTTTTTTGTTTTTTGGTATTGAAGATTCAATTTATGGATTTACACTTTTTATTATTTATGGAATAACAATAGTTCTTTATGCTTGGATAAGGAACAAAAGAAAGTGGCCTTTTGATTTTAGTTTTAGGTTACCTAGCATCCGATGGATTGCTTATTCTTTGTTATTTATTGTTACCATGATTCTGGCTATTAGTCATCCTCTGAACTATTTGATTAACCTTTTATTACAGAATAAAAACAAAGGTATGGCAATGGAATTATTTTCAATCTTCTCATTTGGAGCTGTTTTTATTGGTCCAATAGTAGAGGAATTGATATTTCGGGGTATTATCCTTAATGGACTTAGAGATAAATATGGAAGTAATTTAGCCTTGACTATTTCTAGTATTTTATTTGCCATTATTCATATTCAACCTGCTCAGATAATTACAGCTTTATTGATGGGACTGGTTTTTGGTTATATATTTATCAAGACAAATAGTTTGGGTTTAGTAATTCTGTTACATTCTGTAGCCAACCTGACGAGTATATTAATTGGGGAGTTTTTGAAAATTGATACTTCCATAGACAACTTGGAAAGTTATATGATTTATGGAAAATGGACTTTCTTCATTATTGGGATCTCTGTTTTGATTTGTGTTTATTTGTTTTTGAAATATTGGAGAAGGAGCGGTGAATTGGAATTTAGCAGAAAGTGAAGATTGATTTTTTTAGAGCAATAATCGTCCATCCCTACGAGACTTTCACCGAGTCGCAAGTTTCGTGGCTAAGTGTGTTGAAACCCACCGTTAAGATTTCGGTCGTGCCGCTGGCACTGGAAAGTCTGGGATATTTCTTAAGATAAGAGGGAGTTTCCGTATCAGCTCCGTAGGAACGACCGATATATTAATCATGGATTTCAATTCTTGACAATGAGGTAGCCATGCTATTCAGAAGTCACGTAGTGACGACCGATATAGTTTTTGATCAATCAGCAAAAAAAGCGAGGCAATTTAATTTGCCTCGCTTTATTTAAATTATTTTCCTCGCCTTACAAAACCCCCTTCGTACTCGGAAGTTGATTCAAGGCATTGAGATCTCTTTTTACGGCCATTTTGATGGCTCTTGCCATGGATTTGAAGATCGCTTCGATTTTGTGGTGTTCGTTTGAACCTTCGGCTTTGATATTCAGGTTACATTTGGCTGTGTCGGAGAAGGATTTGAAGAAATGGTAGAACATCTCCGTAGGCATTTCTCCAATTTTTTCTCTTTTGAATTCTGCTTCCCAAACCATCCAAGGACGTCCGCCAAAGTCTATTGCACATTGTGCCAACACATCGTCCATCGGCAAAAGGAAACCATAACGATAGATGCCCTTTTTGTCTCCAAGCGCCTTTAAATAAGCTTCACCAAGTGCCAAGGCTGTATCTTCAATCGTATGATGCTCGTCGATGTGCAAGTCCCCTTTGACCTGAATATCCAAATCAGTACCGCCATGCTTGCCCAGTTGCTCTAGCATGTGGTCAAAGAAATGCAAACCTGTGCTGATATTGCACTTGCCTGTTCCATCCAAATTGAGGCTGATTTTGATGTCAGTCTCTGAAGTTTTTCTATCTACTGATGCTTTTCTCGCTGGAAGTCTGAGGAATTCATAGATTTCATCCCAAGAAGTAGTGCAGAAGTCTGCGTCTTCAAAAGCTTCTCCAATGAAAATGGATTTGGTTCCAAGGTTTTTTGCGAGTTGAACATCTGTTTTCCTATCTCCGATCACATAGGAATTGGCTAGGTCATAGTCGCCGTTTTGATAAGCTGTGAGCATACCGATCCCTGGTTTACGAGTAGGTAAGTTTTCGTGTTCAAATGACTTATCGATATGCACAGCCGTAAAAATGATGCCTTCTCCTTCGAGGGTCTTCATCATTTTGTTTTGGGCTGGCCAAAAGGTGTCTTCTGGAAAAGAATCCGTACCTAAGCCATCTTGATTGGTGACCATGATTAGTTCAAAATCACATTCCTCAGCTATTTTCCTGAGATTGCTCAA is drawn from Belliella baltica DSM 15883 and contains these coding sequences:
- a CDS encoding CPBP family intramembrane glutamic endopeptidase, which encodes MKNNFPSKILHSAELIVVPFFISAIICMPFLFFGIEDSIYGFTLFIIYGITIVLYAWIRNKRKWPFDFSFRLPSIRWIAYSLLFIVTMILAISHPLNYLINLLLQNKNKGMAMELFSIFSFGAVFIGPIVEELIFRGIILNGLRDKYGSNLALTISSILFAIIHIQPAQIITALLMGLVFGYIFIKTNSLGLVILLHSVANLTSILIGEFLKIDTSIDNLESYMIYGKWTFFIIGISVLICVYLFLKYWRRSGELEFSRK
- the hisB gene encoding bifunctional histidinol-phosphatase/imidazoleglycerol-phosphate dehydratase HisB, whose translation is MKKALFIDRDGTIIIEPPTDFQVDSLEKLEFYPKALSNLRKIAEECDFELIMVTNQDGLGTDSFPEDTFWPAQNKMMKTLEGEGIIFTAVHIDKSFEHENLPTRKPGIGMLTAYQNGDYDLANSYVIGDRKTDVQLAKNLGTKSIFIGEAFEDADFCTTSWDEIYEFLRLPARKASVDRKTSETDIKISLNLDGTGKCNISTGLHFFDHMLEQLGKHGGTDLDIQVKGDLHIDEHHTIEDTALALGEAYLKALGDKKGIYRYGFLLPMDDVLAQCAIDFGGRPWMVWEAEFKREKIGEMPTEMFYHFFKSFSDTAKCNLNIKAEGSNEHHKIEAIFKSMARAIKMAVKRDLNALNQLPSTKGVL